A stretch of Telopea speciosissima isolate NSW1024214 ecotype Mountain lineage chromosome 11, Tspe_v1, whole genome shotgun sequence DNA encodes these proteins:
- the LOC122646895 gene encoding chaperone protein dnaJ 8, chloroplastic-like → MAMAVGLVRGGTSSSSWTQRGFLKNRKVKKMNVSCVASSASLTDQYKTLRIQPGASEGEVKKAFRQLALQYHPDVCKGNNCGVQFNRINEAYDVVMSYLRGEETNTIDQYESYDYNDEDEPMRGMCDPDWDMWEEWMGWEGAGIRDYSSHINPYI, encoded by the exons ATGGCTATGGCAGTTGGTTTGGTGAGAGGTGGGACCTCATCTTCCTCATGGACTCAGAGAGGTTTCCTGAAGAACAGAAaggtgaagaagatgaatgTTTCTTGTGTTGCTTCTTCTGCTAGTTTAACAGATCAATACAAAACGCTTAGAATCCAACCTGGTGCTTCTGAAGGTGAGGTGAAGAAAGCCTTTCGCCAGCTCGCCTTGCAG TATCATCCAGATGTCTGCAAAGGAAACAACTGTGGCGTTCAATTCAATCGAATTAACGAAGCCTATGAT GTTGTGATGAGTTACTTGAGGGGAGAAGAGACGAACACGATTGATCAATATGAATCGTACGATTACAACGATGAAGATGAGCCAATGAGAGGGATGTGCGATCCAGATTGGGACATGTGGGAAGAATGGATGGGATGGGAAGGGGCTGGGATTCGTGATTACTCTTCTCACATCAACCCTTACATCTGA